In Carya illinoinensis cultivar Pawnee chromosome 7, C.illinoinensisPawnee_v1, whole genome shotgun sequence, the following are encoded in one genomic region:
- the LOC122317246 gene encoding LRR receptor-like serine/threonine-protein kinase GHR1, with protein MADLRGVRVCIVLTLCLLQCNNSWVFAILDPIDFLALQSIRKALDDLPGSNFFAAWDFTSDPCNFAGVYCDSDKVIALNLGDPRAGSPGLTGRIDPAIGKLSALAEFSVVPGRIFGALPHSISQLKSLRFLAISRNFISGVIPPSLGELRSLRTLDLSYNQFDGTIPRPIGTLPALSNLILCHNRLSGSVPPFLSRTLTRLDLKHNVLTGSLPPASLPPSLQYLSLSWNKLSGPVDGLLTRLDQLNYLDLSMNQFTGKIPGRIFTFPISSLQLQRNLFFGPVQPADQVTIPTVDLSYNRLSGKISPLLSTVQNLYLNNNRFTGQVPGSFVDRLLAASIQILYLQHNYLTGMQINPTADIPLSSSLCLQYNCMVPPVEAPCPLKAGKQKTRPTTQCNEWKG; from the coding sequence ATGGCTGACTTAAGGGGTGTGAGGGTTTGCATTGTGCTTACTTTGTGTTTGTTGCAGTGTAATAACTCTTGGGTGTTTGCGATTCTGGACCCGATTGATTTTCTGGCTCTGCAATCTATCAGGAAAGCTTTGGACGACTTGCCCGGTTCGAACTTCTTCGCTGCATGGGACTTCACGTCCGATCCGTGTAATTTCGCCGGGGTTTACTGTGATTCCGATAAGGTTATTGCGCTCAACCTGGGTGACCCGAGGGCCGGCTCACCGGGACTGACCGGTCGGATTGACCCGGCGATTGGGAAACTGTCTGCACTGGCGGAGTTCTCCGTCGTTCCTGGCAGAATCTTTGGGGCCCTGCCACACTCGATCTCCCAGTTGAAAAGCCTCCGGTTCCTCGCGATCAGCCGGAACTTCATCTCCGGTGTGATTCCGCCCTCTCTCGGCGAGTTACGGAGCCTGCGGACCCTGGACCTCAGCTACAACCAGTTCGACGGAACAATCCCGCGGCCCATTGGAACCTTACCGGCATTGTCCAACCTCATCCTCTGCCACAACCGCCTCTCCGGTTCGGTCCCTCCGTTTCTCTCCCGAACACTGACCCGGCTCGACCTCAAGCACAACGTTCTCACCGGTTCGCTTCCTCCTGCTTCCCTACCTCCCTCTCTCCaatacctctctctctcctggaACAAGCTCAGTGGGCCCGTGGACGGGCTCTTAACCCGGCTCGACCAGCTCAATTACCTCGACCTGAGCATGAACCAATTCACTGGTAAGATTCCGGGTCGGATCTTCACCTTCCCGATCAGCAGCCTCCAATTACAGCGCAATCTCTTTTTCGGCCCGGTTCAACCGGCGGACCAGGTCACGATTCCGACCGTTGATCTTAGCTACAACAGGCTTTCTGGGAAAATCTCTCCACTGCTCTCTACCGTACAGAATCTATACCTGAACAATAACCGGTTCACGGGTCAGGTACCGGGTAGCTTCGTGGATCGCTTGCTGGCTGCTAGTATACAGATACTGTATTTGCAGCACAATTATCTTACGGGTATGCAGATCAATCCGACTGCTGACATTCCTTTGAGCAGTTCCTTGTGTCTGCAGTATAATTGTATGGTTCCGCCCGTAGAGGCGCCATGCCCGTTGAAGGCTGGGAAGCAGAAGACGAGGCCCACCACGCAGTGCAACGAGTGGAAGGGGTAA
- the LOC122316604 gene encoding gibberellin receptor GID1B-like yields the protein MAGSNEVNQNESKRVVPLNTWVLISNFKLAYNLLRRADGTFNRDLAEFLDRKVLANTIPVDGVLSFDHIDRATGLFNRVYQTAPENEAQWSIEELEKPLSATKIVPVIIFFHGGSFTHSSANSAIYDTFCRRLVSTSKAVVVSVNYRRSPEHRYPCAYDDGWAALKWVKSRTWLQSGKDSKVHVYLAGDSSGGNIAHHVAVRAAEEEVEVLGNILLHPMFAGQMRTESERRLDGKYFVTIQDRDWYWRAYLPEGEDRDHPACNPFGPRGKSLKGLKFPKSLVVVAGLDLVQDWQLAYVEGLKESCQNVKLLYLKQATIGFYFLPNNDHFYCLMEEINSFVNSNC from the exons atggCCGGTAGTAATGAAGTCAACCAAAATGAATCGAAG AGGGTCGTGCCTCTTAATACATGGGtactcatctcaaatttcaAGCTAGCCTACAATCTCCTTCGGCGTGCTGATGGAACATTCAACCGTGACTTGGCGGAGTTTCTTGACCGCAAAGTCCTTGCCAATACGATTCCGGTTGATGGGGTTTTATCCTTTGACCATATTGATAGAGCTACGGGCCTCTTTAACCGGGTATATCAAACTGCCCCAGAAAATGAGGCTCAATGGAGCATTGAAGAGCTTGAAAAGCCCTTGAGCGCTACCAAGATTGTCCCGGTCATAATTTTCTTTCATGGTGGAAGCTTCACCCATTCTTCAGCCAACAGCGCTATTTATGACACATTTTGTCGCCGCCTTGTCAGCACCTCCAAGGCTGTTGTGGTTTCTGTAAATTATCGCCGGTCGCCTGAACATAGATACCCCTGTGCATATGATGATGGATGGGCTGCACTTAAGTGGGTAAAATCAAGAACGTGGCTTCAGAGTGGGAAGGATTCCAAGGTTCATGTATATTTGGCCGGAGATAGTTCTGGTGGTAATATTGCTCATCATGTAGCAGTGAGGGCAGCTGAGGAAGAAGTTGAGGTATTAGGAAACATCCTTCTTCATCCAATGTTTGCTGGACAGATGAGAACTGAATCAGAAAGGAGATTGGATGGTAAATACTTTGTTACAATACAAGACCGCGATTGGTATTGGAGAGCTTATCTTCCTGAAGGAGAAGATAGAGATCATCCAGCATGTAACCCGTTTGGCCCCAGGGGAAAAAGCCTCAAAGGACTCAAGTTTCCTAAAAGTCTTGTAGTGGTAGCTGGTTTGGATCTTGTTCAAGATTGGCAATTGGCTTATGTCGAAGGGCTCAAAGAATCTTGCCAAAACGTGAAGCTTCTGTATTTGAAGCAGGCCACCATCGGGTTCTACTTCTTACCAAATAATGACCATTTCTACTGTCTCATGGAGGAGATAAACAGCTTCGTGAATTCTAACTGTTAA